TTCGAGCGCCAGCGCCTTCGTGAAGCCGTGCACGCCGGCCTTGGCGGCCGAGTAGTTGGTCTGGCCGAACGCACCCTTGGAGCCGTTCACCGACGACACGTTGATGATGCGGCCCCAGCCCCGTTCGACCATGCCGTCGGCCACCTGCTTGCTCATGTTGAACAGGCTGTCGAGGTTGGTGCGCAGCACGGCGTTCCAGTTGATCTGGTCCATCTTCTTGAAGGTCATGTCGCGCGTGATGCCGGCGTTGTTGACCAGCACGTCGACCGGGCCCAGCGCCTCCTGCACCTGGCTTACCGCCTGCGCGCAGGAGTCGTAGTCGGCCACGTCGCAGGGCACGGCCAGGATCTGGTAGCCGCGCGACGCCATCTGCGCCACCCACTCGGCGTGCGACTTGTTGCCGGGCGAATAGGTCACCGCGAGCTTGTAGCCCGCATCGACCATCTTGGTGGAGATCGTCTCGCCCAGGCCGCCCATGCCGCCTGTGACCAGGACCACGTGTTGCTGCTTGCTTTCGCTCATCTGCTTTCTCCTTGGTGCGTTGTGTGACAAAGAAATCCGGTCAGGCGCGTTCGACCGCGAGCGCCACGCCCATGCCGCCGCCGATGCACAGCGACGCGAGGCCCTTGTTGGCGCCGCGGCGGCGCATCTCGTGCAGCAGCGTCACCAGCACGCGGCAGCCCGAGGCGCCGATGGGGTGGCCGATGGCAATGGCGCCGCCGTTCACGTTGATGCGGCTCGTGTCCCATTCCATCTGCTGGTTGACCGCGCAGGCCTGCGCCGCGAAGGCTTCGTTGATCTCCATCAGGTCGAGGTCCTGCGCCTTCCAGCCGGCCTTCTTGAGCGCGAGCTGCGAGGCCGGCACCGGGCCCATGCCCATGAGCGAGGGGTCGAGGCCCGCGCTCGCATAGGCACGGATCACGGCCAGCGGCTGGAGGCCGAGTGCGGCTGCGCGCGAAGCCGACATCACCAGCACCGCGGCCGCGCCATCGTTGAGGCCCGAGGCGTTGCCGGCCGTCACCGAGCCGGCCTTGTCGAACGCGGGGCGCAGGCCCGCGAGCGCGTCGGCGTTGGTCTTGCGGTTCACGAACTCGTCGGCCGAGAAGACGACGGGGTCGCCCTTCTTCTGCGCGATGCTGAACGGAAGGATCT
The Variovorax paradoxus genome window above contains:
- the phbB gene encoding acetoacetyl-CoA reductase; the protein is MSESKQQHVVLVTGGMGGLGETISTKMVDAGYKLAVTYSPGNKSHAEWVAQMASRGYQILAVPCDVADYDSCAQAVSQVQEALGPVDVLVNNAGITRDMTFKKMDQINWNAVLRTNLDSLFNMSKQVADGMVERGWGRIINVSSVNGSKGAFGQTNYSAAKAGVHGFTKALALEVAKKGVTVNTISPGYIGTKMVTAIPKEVLDSKILPHIPVGRLGKPEEVAGLIIYLASEEAAFVTGANIAINGGQHMQ